A portion of the Bacillota bacterium genome contains these proteins:
- a CDS encoding Wzz/FepE/Etk N-terminal domain-containing protein, translated as MDQLEQEVDLIEYLRVLARRKLLILVLVATSALTAYVVSSQMTKIYQATSTIMVRTDNPMGTMPFIEDIAGSSGNDIRNYMEFLKSRTIVESALARLGWFEDVSSEQVALWQRGLSVQQVQGTDVARLSVESDDPEKAAAFLNALIEVFKEHSQRLNQESARAAKEFIAQQLSISEESLERAEEALLEFKKSNLVVEPSSETKAQIDRIAHLERELAAAQVELRAAVAARREMEKSLQSADPTLVTSTMLVSNPLLQQYRIRLSDLETELAGALERYTDNHPTVIALRAQIAEVKAKISQEVGDVIGSQTRSLNPLYQELRTQLVENEALIVGLEAKQEALRVMLLEAEEKLAAIPDREVEVARLVREQRVDEEIYVMLRSKYEEMRITEAMNVSDVYVIDGAVVPEKPTKPRKLLNTAVAAFLGLFVAVGVAFIVEHVDTSFKSQEEVERLLELPVLGVVPDMRKFRRKRSGRRRSRHAEAHVS; from the coding sequence ATGGACCAACTCGAGCAGGAAGTAGACCTCATCGAATACTTGAGAGTGCTGGCCAGGAGGAAGTTGCTCATCCTTGTTCTCGTGGCGACCAGCGCGTTGACAGCGTACGTGGTTAGTTCCCAAATGACCAAGATCTACCAGGCAACCTCTACGATAATGGTCCGAACGGACAACCCGATGGGAACGATGCCCTTTATCGAGGACATAGCGGGCTCATCCGGGAATGACATCAGGAATTACATGGAGTTCCTGAAGAGCCGGACCATAGTGGAATCTGCCCTGGCTCGTTTGGGCTGGTTCGAGGACGTGTCCTCCGAGCAGGTGGCACTGTGGCAGAGAGGTCTTTCAGTCCAGCAGGTTCAGGGAACGGACGTGGCGAGGCTCTCCGTTGAGTCGGATGACCCCGAGAAAGCTGCTGCCTTTCTGAACGCGCTCATAGAGGTCTTCAAGGAGCATAGCCAGAGGCTGAACCAGGAGTCGGCGCGCGCCGCAAAGGAGTTCATCGCGCAGCAGCTTTCGATCTCTGAAGAATCGCTTGAGAGAGCCGAAGAGGCGTTGCTTGAGTTCAAGAAGTCAAACCTCGTCGTCGAGCCGTCGTCTGAAACCAAGGCGCAGATAGACAGAATTGCTCACCTCGAGAGGGAACTCGCCGCTGCGCAGGTCGAGCTCAGAGCGGCCGTGGCTGCAAGGCGGGAGATGGAAAAGAGCCTCCAGTCCGCCGATCCCACGCTCGTCACTTCGACGATGCTGGTAAGTAACCCTCTCCTACAGCAATACAGGATTCGTCTGTCCGATCTCGAGACGGAGCTTGCCGGGGCGCTGGAGCGATACACCGACAATCATCCGACGGTCATAGCGCTGAGGGCGCAGATAGCCGAGGTGAAGGCCAAGATCTCCCAGGAAGTGGGCGACGTGATCGGATCTCAGACTAGATCGCTGAACCCGCTTTATCAGGAGCTTCGCACGCAACTAGTGGAGAACGAGGCCCTCATAGTGGGGTTGGAAGCGAAGCAGGAAGCGCTTCGCGTGATGTTGCTCGAGGCGGAGGAGAAGCTCGCGGCGATACCTGACAGGGAGGTCGAAGTTGCTCGACTCGTGAGAGAGCAGCGAGTGGATGAAGAGATATACGTCATGCTTCGTTCGAAGTACGAGGAAATGCGCATAACCGAGGCCATGAACGTGTCTGACGTGTACGTAATAGACGGCGCGGTCGTGCCCGAGAAGCCTACCAAACCGAGGAAGCTACTGAACACCGCTGTCGCAGCGTTTCTGGGACTATTCGTTGCGGTAGGGGTCGCGTTCATCGTCGAGCACGTGGATACATCCTTCAAGAGCCAGGAGGAAGTCGAGCGGCTCCTCGAGCTGCCCGTGCTCGGCGTGGTGCCCGACATGCGAAAGTTCCGTCGCAAGCGGTCGGGACGACGGCGCTCGAGGCACGCAGAAGCCCACGTTTCCTAG
- a CDS encoding tyrosine protein phosphatase: MRRESAVEGIVDIHTHILPGMDDGAQSLEDALAMARVAQESGTSLLVATPHMDFASANTGGASEVVRSRARALTAALESSGIPVRVLPGMETAMDLHLPRLLACGEVLTIGDSGRYVLVELPFQQIPEYAEKVVFELASAGYTPVIAHPERCADVLKDPNRMYRLVRAGAIGQVNAGSLTGAFGRSIGKVAKILLGHGLAHVVASDGHSPTGARPCRLDQAFAVVSRLLGREGATRAAKDVPQAMVLGESVRLETPERYSARRWFVFGVVRG; encoded by the coding sequence TTGAGACGTGAGAGCGCCGTTGAGGGCATCGTAGACATTCACACGCACATACTCCCCGGAATGGATGATGGCGCCCAGAGCCTTGAGGATGCTCTTGCCATGGCACGGGTCGCCCAAGAGAGCGGCACCAGCCTTCTGGTAGCGACTCCCCACATGGACTTCGCAAGCGCAAACACAGGAGGTGCATCCGAGGTCGTGCGAAGCCGCGCTCGCGCCCTCACAGCCGCCCTGGAGTCCTCGGGCATACCCGTAAGAGTGTTGCCAGGGATGGAGACGGCGATGGACCTTCACCTCCCGCGCCTCCTGGCGTGCGGCGAAGTCCTGACCATCGGGGACTCAGGCCGGTACGTCCTCGTTGAGCTGCCGTTCCAGCAGATTCCGGAGTACGCCGAGAAGGTGGTATTCGAACTCGCGAGCGCAGGTTACACTCCGGTGATCGCCCATCCCGAGCGGTGCGCAGACGTCCTGAAGGACCCGAACCGGATGTATCGGTTGGTGAGGGCGGGCGCGATAGGCCAGGTGAACGCCGGAAGCCTCACAGGCGCCTTCGGAAGGTCGATAGGGAAGGTAGCGAAGATCCTTCTTGGACATGGGCTTGCACATGTGGTGGCGAGCGACGGGCACTCACCCACCGGCGCCAGGCCGTGCAGGCTCGACCAGGCGTTTGCGGTGGTATCGAGGCTGCTAGGTCGGGAAGGTGCCACGCGCGCCGCAAAGGATGTCCCTCAGGCTATGGTCCTTGGAGAGAGTGTGAGGCTGGAGACCCCGGAGCGGTACTCGGCGAGGAGATGGTTCGTGTTCGGCGTGGTGCGCGGGTAG
- a CDS encoding CpsD/CapB family tyrosine-protein kinase, with protein sequence MSQAKNRHRSLIVYHDPRSPVSEAFRTLRTNLEFVSPDRPVRSMLVTSAGPSEGKSTVAANLAISLAQAGRRVILVDADMRRPVQHDLFSLPNVTGLTTGLVRGTMPDIYQNTFVPRLSLITSGPIPPNPSELLGSSMMSALVGTLSSEADLVIYDAPPVMAVTDAIVLAPKLDGVLLVLRLGVTAKDAAMRAKQLLLGARSRLLGVVLNQVRPGHGYGYYYYYYYEGESGGEFSDEELTAAVNGNTAGGG encoded by the coding sequence TTGTCTCAGGCGAAGAATCGTCACAGAAGCCTCATCGTGTACCACGATCCGAGGTCTCCGGTGTCAGAGGCGTTTCGCACCCTCCGGACGAACCTCGAATTCGTGTCGCCCGATAGGCCTGTGCGCTCGATGCTGGTTACGAGCGCCGGGCCTTCGGAGGGCAAGAGCACGGTGGCGGCCAACCTTGCGATCTCGCTCGCCCAGGCGGGGCGGCGGGTGATCCTGGTGGACGCGGACATGCGTAGGCCCGTGCAACACGACTTGTTCTCGCTCCCAAACGTCACGGGGCTCACGACGGGCCTAGTAAGGGGCACAATGCCCGATATCTACCAGAATACGTTTGTTCCAAGACTGAGCCTCATCACGAGCGGCCCCATCCCTCCCAACCCTTCGGAGCTCTTGGGATCCAGCATGATGAGTGCGTTGGTCGGGACGCTTTCTTCCGAGGCCGACCTCGTGATATATGACGCGCCCCCTGTGATGGCGGTCACCGATGCCATCGTTCTCGCACCCAAGCTGGACGGCGTGCTTCTTGTCTTGAGGCTCGGAGTGACGGCGAAAGACGCAGCTATGAGGGCGAAACAACTCCTCTTGGGAGCGCGCTCGAGGCTCCTTGGGGTCGTGCTCAACCAGGTGAGGCCCGGACACGGATACGGCTATTACTACTACTATTACTATGAGGGTGAGTCGGGCGGGGAGTTCTCCGACGAGGAGCTGACAGCGGCTGTCAACGGAAACACGGCCGGCGGCGGGTGA